The following proteins come from a genomic window of Pirellula staleyi DSM 6068:
- a CDS encoding FAD:protein FMN transferase: MATICAALAMLACSCVLASEPVRFEKRALHMGVEWEVIVYQVDGKSDRDAMAAIDAAMARIEQLDKILSDYSPTSELSKLSDSAPTSKPIPLSDDLYRVLAAADELSAQSDGAFDVTLGSLTKLWRRARRQQALPGAEQLQEALACTGQQHLKLDHAKKTAELTRARMRLDLGGIAKGFAAQEGLAVLQQLGFPRAMVRGSGDFALGDPPPGEKGWRVGLAPIDPDAKPDFFVVAANCAISTSGDSRQHLIVDGRRYSHLIDPRTGLGIERQSSVTVIAPTGLLADGLASAISILGPDRGAKLAQSQADVAMRMIVREPSGKESIIETRIERWAEAVKQKATSR, translated from the coding sequence TTGGCCACAATCTGCGCCGCGCTAGCGATGCTTGCTTGCAGCTGCGTGCTCGCCAGCGAGCCTGTTCGCTTCGAGAAACGTGCGCTGCACATGGGGGTGGAATGGGAAGTGATCGTTTATCAGGTCGACGGCAAATCCGACCGCGATGCGATGGCTGCTATCGATGCAGCGATGGCACGCATCGAGCAGCTCGACAAAATCCTCAGCGACTACAGCCCCACGAGCGAACTCTCGAAGCTGAGCGACTCCGCCCCAACCTCCAAGCCGATTCCGCTGTCAGACGATCTCTATCGTGTTCTCGCGGCGGCTGACGAGCTAAGTGCGCAATCCGACGGTGCGTTCGATGTCACCCTCGGTTCACTCACCAAGCTTTGGCGCCGGGCCCGTCGCCAGCAAGCACTTCCTGGTGCCGAGCAGTTGCAAGAGGCGCTCGCGTGCACCGGACAACAGCATTTGAAGCTCGATCACGCCAAGAAGACCGCCGAGCTCACCCGCGCTCGAATGCGGCTCGATCTCGGCGGAATTGCCAAGGGCTTTGCCGCTCAGGAGGGGCTCGCTGTACTTCAGCAGCTTGGTTTTCCGAGGGCGATGGTGCGTGGGAGTGGCGATTTTGCCCTCGGCGATCCCCCGCCGGGCGAGAAAGGTTGGCGTGTTGGCCTCGCGCCGATCGATCCCGACGCCAAGCCCGATTTCTTCGTCGTCGCCGCCAACTGTGCCATCAGCACGTCGGGGGATTCGCGGCAGCATTTAATTGTCGACGGAAGACGCTATTCCCATCTGATCGATCCCCGCACCGGTCTGGGAATCGAGCGGCAGAGCAGCGTAACGGTGATCGCGCCAACTGGCCTGCTGGCCGATGGACTCGCATCCGCGATTTCCATCCTTGGCCCTGATCGGGGAGCCAAACTCGCCCAGTCGCAGGCCGATGTCGCCATGCGCATGATCGTGCGTGAACCAAGCGGCAAGGAATCGATCATCGAAACTCGAATCGAACGCTGGGCCGAAGCTGTCAAGCAAAAAGCGACGTCCCGTTGA
- a CDS encoding NUDIX domain-containing protein, producing the protein MPLGQSHNSHADSSRPPRRGVVGVIMEQGKLLVIRRSRLVRAPLKYCFPGGSIEPGETEQQAVLRELDEELALDVTVGKKLWHCTTSWGVDLAWWQVFRDPSQEPQIAPSEVDSYYWMTAAEMQVLRDLLPSNYEFLKLLAQQAITIDEAP; encoded by the coding sequence ATGCCGCTGGGTCAATCACACAACTCGCATGCCGATAGCAGTCGACCGCCCCGCCGCGGTGTTGTGGGGGTGATTATGGAGCAGGGTAAGCTGCTCGTTATTCGCCGCTCGCGATTGGTGCGAGCCCCACTGAAATACTGCTTCCCCGGTGGCTCGATCGAGCCGGGCGAGACCGAGCAGCAAGCGGTTTTGCGAGAGCTGGATGAAGAACTCGCCCTGGATGTCACGGTGGGCAAGAAGCTGTGGCACTGCACCACCAGCTGGGGTGTCGACCTCGCTTGGTGGCAAGTTTTTCGCGACCCCTCGCAAGAGCCACAAATCGCGCCGTCGGAAGTCGATTCCTACTACTGGATGACCGCCGCCGAGATGCAAGTGCTGCGTGATTTGCTCCCCAGCAACTACGAGTTTCTCAAGCTCCTGGCGCAGCAAGCCATCACGATCGACGAAGCGCCTTGA
- a CDS encoding YkgJ family cysteine cluster protein gives MTLELPWYHEGLQFKCTQCGDCCTGAPGFVWVNQEEIDAIAKLVGAESVAAFEAKYVRKVGARRSLVELKGGDCIFWSRETRGCTVYAARPRQCRTWPFWDSNLESPEEWARTCEQCPGSGKGPLHSLEEIEKQRKVMRV, from the coding sequence ATGACGCTCGAACTTCCCTGGTATCACGAGGGGCTGCAATTCAAATGCACGCAGTGCGGCGACTGCTGCACTGGCGCACCTGGTTTCGTGTGGGTGAATCAGGAAGAAATCGATGCCATCGCTAAGCTTGTGGGAGCCGAAAGCGTTGCAGCGTTTGAAGCCAAGTACGTGCGCAAAGTCGGAGCCCGCCGCAGCTTAGTGGAGCTCAAAGGGGGCGATTGCATCTTCTGGAGCCGCGAAACGCGAGGCTGCACGGTCTACGCAGCTCGGCCGCGTCAGTGCCGCACCTGGCCCTTTTGGGACTCGAACCTCGAATCCCCCGAAGAATGGGCCCGCACTTGCGAGCAGTGCCCTGGCAGCGGCAAAGGCCCGCTGCATTCGCTCGAAGAGATCGAAAAACAGCGCAAAGTGATGCGAGTCTGA
- a CDS encoding HU family DNA-binding protein: MTKKEIVKTISEEIGLTQLKTKEIVQKTFDAIVETLVEERRIELRNFGVFEVKERAARKARNPRTGQPVYVAEKFVVTFKPGKEMEEKVRQLEAARREREARAAAAANGTPAPTDPASGGAQPS; encoded by the coding sequence GTGACTAAAAAAGAGATCGTCAAAACGATTTCCGAGGAGATTGGACTTACCCAGCTGAAGACCAAAGAGATCGTCCAAAAGACCTTCGACGCGATCGTTGAGACGCTTGTCGAAGAACGCCGCATCGAGCTGCGTAACTTTGGCGTCTTTGAGGTGAAGGAACGAGCGGCACGCAAAGCGCGTAACCCTCGAACCGGTCAGCCGGTGTATGTCGCGGAAAAGTTCGTCGTGACGTTCAAACCCGGTAAAGAGATGGAAGAGAAGGTTCGGCAACTCGAAGCTGCTCGCCGCGAGCGAGAAGCACGAGCAGCCGCTGCCGCCAATGGAACCCCGGCACCAACGGATCCAGCCAGCGGTGGAGCTCAGCCGTCGTAA
- a CDS encoding dihydroorotate dehydrogenase, which translates to MAPAASIASGVDLSVTLGRLRLRNPILTASGTFGYAREMESLVDFSKLGGILPKTVTQQPRAGNTPWRTVETTAGLLNAIGLDNDGIETFIAHHMPYLGSLPTSIIVSIAGSNHNEFVAMAGRLSDIDGIAAIELNISCPNVAHGIDFGADASLCEKLVSDCVKATRHPILAKLTPNVTRIADVAKGAANGGADALSLINTVQGMAIDWRKQKPLLGNVMGGLSGPAIKPIALRCVHQVRQAVSTPIIGIGGIATIDDVMEFIVAGASAVQIGTANYYDPTVTMKLAAALPFALQEIGAKSIAEVVGSLKLPGKP; encoded by the coding sequence ATGGCTCCTGCTGCCTCCATTGCTTCTGGCGTCGATCTCTCGGTCACTCTGGGACGCCTCCGCCTCCGAAACCCGATCCTCACCGCCTCGGGAACCTTTGGCTACGCTCGCGAGATGGAGTCGCTGGTCGATTTCAGCAAACTTGGAGGCATTCTTCCGAAGACCGTCACCCAGCAGCCTCGCGCTGGTAATACCCCTTGGCGCACGGTTGAGACCACCGCTGGTCTTCTGAACGCCATCGGACTCGACAACGACGGGATCGAGACCTTCATTGCCCACCACATGCCGTACCTCGGCAGCTTGCCGACCTCGATCATCGTGAGTATCGCCGGCAGCAACCACAACGAATTCGTTGCCATGGCGGGTCGGCTGTCGGATATCGATGGCATTGCCGCTATCGAGCTCAATATTTCGTGCCCCAACGTGGCCCACGGCATCGACTTCGGTGCCGACGCATCGCTCTGCGAAAAGCTGGTGTCAGACTGTGTGAAAGCGACCCGACATCCGATTCTGGCCAAGCTCACCCCGAACGTCACACGGATTGCCGATGTCGCTAAAGGGGCAGCCAATGGTGGGGCCGATGCCCTTTCGCTGATCAACACCGTCCAAGGGATGGCCATCGATTGGCGGAAGCAAAAGCCGCTCCTCGGGAATGTGATGGGGGGGCTGAGTGGTCCCGCCATTAAGCCGATCGCGCTCCGCTGCGTCCACCAGGTACGGCAGGCGGTCAGCACGCCGATCATTGGGATCGGCGGTATCGCGACCATCGACGACGTGATGGAATTTATCGTCGCTGGTGCATCGGCAGTACAAATCGGCACCGCCAACTACTACGACCCCACGGTGACCATGAAACTGGCAGCCGCTCTTCCATTTGCCTTGCAGGAAATAGGTGCCAAGTCGATTGCCGAAGTGGTGGGAAGTTTGAAACTCCCCGGCAAGCCGTAG
- the trpS gene encoding tryptophan--tRNA ligase, with protein MRVLSGIQPTGRFHWGNYFGAIRQYIDLQHGNESYYFIANLHALTTVRDKKQLEQNTLDAALDLLALGLQPETATLFVQSDVPEVSELCWILMTGTPMGLLEKCHAFKDKKERGLTADAGLFTYPVLMAADILIYDADIVPVGHDQIQHIEVCRDLAGSFNFHFKQEVFVLPKSKILETSAKVPGLDGEKMSKSYSNTIEIFEPVAAMRKKVMRIKTDLRPMEEPKDPAGDHLFDLYRLFATADEIAAMDALYRRGGFGYGDVKKALAEAAERYFAPARAKREELAADLPKVRDILADGARRARKKASETLRRAKDACGLG; from the coding sequence ATGCGAGTCTTGTCGGGCATTCAGCCAACCGGTCGCTTTCACTGGGGAAACTATTTCGGCGCGATCCGGCAATACATCGACCTGCAGCATGGCAACGAGTCGTACTACTTCATCGCGAATCTGCATGCCCTCACTACGGTGCGCGATAAGAAACAGCTCGAGCAAAACACGCTCGACGCAGCGCTCGATCTCCTGGCGCTAGGGCTTCAGCCCGAAACAGCCACGCTGTTTGTGCAGTCCGATGTTCCTGAGGTGAGCGAGTTGTGCTGGATTCTGATGACCGGCACTCCGATGGGGCTGCTCGAAAAGTGCCATGCTTTTAAGGACAAGAAAGAGCGAGGCCTCACCGCTGATGCCGGGCTCTTTACTTATCCGGTCCTCATGGCGGCCGATATTTTGATCTACGATGCCGACATCGTTCCGGTCGGTCACGATCAGATTCAGCACATCGAAGTCTGCCGCGATTTGGCTGGCAGTTTTAACTTTCACTTCAAGCAAGAAGTGTTCGTGCTTCCCAAGTCCAAGATCTTGGAGACGAGTGCCAAAGTCCCCGGGCTCGATGGCGAGAAGATGTCGAAGAGCTACAGCAATACGATCGAGATTTTTGAGCCTGTTGCTGCGATGCGTAAGAAAGTGATGCGCATCAAGACCGACCTTCGTCCGATGGAAGAGCCGAAAGATCCGGCAGGCGATCATTTGTTCGATCTCTACCGGCTCTTTGCAACCGCCGACGAAATCGCTGCGATGGATGCGCTCTATCGTCGTGGTGGTTTTGGTTATGGGGATGTGAAGAAGGCGCTGGCCGAAGCAGCCGAGCGATATTTCGCGCCAGCTCGGGCCAAGCGTGAAGAACTAGCCGCTGATCTTCCCAAAGTGCGCGATATCTTGGCCGACGGTGCCCGCCGAGCTCGCAAGAAAGCCTCCGAAACCCTCCGCCGCGCGAAAGATGCGTGTGGGCTCGGTTAA
- a CDS encoding redoxin family protein, translated as MSLAISKTQMLAGFAAVTLATVATLWADADSPPAKGDVAKDFTLQTLDGTEVQLSKLNAKGPVVVVVLRGYPGYQCPACNAQTGEFIGAAKKFAAAKANVVLVYPGEGKGLEKFAKDFVTGKTFPDNVMLVTDPDYKFTVAYNLRWDAQNETAFPSTFVIDAEGKIIYSKISETHGGRAPVAEVLKALE; from the coding sequence ATGTCTCTCGCGATTTCGAAAACGCAAATGCTCGCTGGCTTTGCCGCTGTTACACTCGCCACCGTGGCAACCCTCTGGGCCGACGCTGATTCGCCACCAGCGAAGGGGGATGTCGCCAAAGACTTTACCCTTCAGACTCTCGACGGCACCGAGGTGCAGCTATCGAAGCTCAACGCCAAGGGACCTGTCGTGGTGGTCGTGCTGCGTGGCTATCCCGGCTATCAATGCCCCGCCTGCAATGCCCAAACAGGCGAGTTCATCGGCGCTGCGAAGAAGTTTGCCGCTGCCAAGGCCAACGTGGTGCTGGTCTATCCCGGCGAAGGGAAGGGGCTCGAGAAGTTTGCGAAGGACTTTGTGACTGGGAAGACGTTTCCCGACAACGTGATGCTGGTGACCGATCCCGATTACAAGTTCACGGTGGCTTACAACTTGCGCTGGGATGCTCAGAACGAAACCGCCTTTCCATCGACGTTCGTGATCGATGCCGAGGGGAAAATCATCTACAGCAAAATCAGTGAGACCCACGGTGGTCGTGCACCGGTGGCTGAAGTCCTCAAAGCGCTCGAGTAA
- the hrpB gene encoding ATP-dependent helicase HrpB, with product MTRDDSTPPPLAPLPIDAALPELLTHLKASRRVVLVAPPGAGKTTRVPPAILDSGICGDKQIVVLQPRRLAARATAERMSSERGSRLGEEIGYQVRFESRVSKQTRIEVLTEGILQRRLASDPFLERVGCIVFDEFHERSLASDLLLGMVEQVRASVRDDLMVVVMSATLDASGVSKYLADAPVVVSEGRKFPVEIRYDSDLNRQPLAEQVLSTVSRAIEQRDGDLLVFLPGVGEIRGAQRLLENASFSRDFAIQPLYGDLSLEEQQQALRKQSRRKIVLATNVAETSVTVDGVTIVIDSGLARVSRYHESTGLDRLDLEPISRASADQRAGRAGRTAPGICYRLWPEAMHRARAAFNTPEVQRVDLAPAVLEILAWIEPDLATFPWYEPPASGTLDRAVSLLEQIHAADERSITELGRQMLRLPIHPRLARMMLYAREHGDLLPVATAAALLSERSPWNHAPGGTRGNFAPRRAREHSESDVLDRVQAIAAFEARGETHFPFGELNPRSAKTLLRTRDQLLRLVDAPRNTSSMPEDELLQRAILAGFPDRVAKRRETKLAPEYARDDAVRGLMVGGRGVKLDRSSQVLSEELFVCVELDMGQGEAIVRQASGVKRAWLDPQLLETKRVAVFDDELLRVQGRKRTSWNGLLLDESQAALPEEDEVAEILAKEAIARWDRVFPPESEGVLDYVLRTRLLARLMPKLELPPMDVPYLQSILPAVARGCRSIDDLRRAPWLMVIKNGLSWDQQQAIEREAPERIKVPSGNAIRLEYQADGPPILAVRIQEIFGLLETPKIAGGRQPILLHLLAPNMRVAQVTDDLHSFWASSYALVRKDLRARYPKHSWPEDPYTAVAQSRPARKN from the coding sequence ATGACGCGCGACGATTCGACACCGCCCCCCCTCGCTCCACTGCCGATTGATGCTGCGCTGCCAGAACTTCTGACGCATCTGAAAGCATCGCGCCGCGTGGTGCTGGTGGCGCCGCCTGGTGCCGGGAAAACGACGCGCGTTCCCCCCGCCATTCTCGATAGCGGTATTTGTGGCGATAAGCAGATTGTGGTGCTACAGCCGCGACGTCTAGCCGCGCGAGCCACTGCCGAGCGGATGTCGAGTGAACGTGGCTCGCGATTGGGGGAAGAAATCGGCTATCAAGTCCGGTTCGAATCACGCGTCAGCAAGCAGACGCGGATCGAGGTCCTTACCGAAGGGATCTTGCAGCGGCGCTTAGCGAGCGATCCGTTCCTTGAGCGTGTCGGCTGCATTGTGTTCGACGAATTTCACGAGCGCTCGCTCGCCAGTGATCTGCTGCTGGGAATGGTCGAGCAAGTTCGCGCGAGTGTTCGCGATGATTTGATGGTGGTGGTGATGTCGGCCACGCTCGACGCGAGTGGCGTGAGTAAGTATCTCGCCGATGCGCCGGTAGTGGTCAGCGAAGGTCGCAAATTTCCCGTTGAAATTCGCTACGATTCCGATCTCAATCGTCAGCCTCTTGCCGAGCAAGTTTTGTCGACGGTGAGCCGCGCGATCGAGCAGCGGGATGGCGATCTGCTGGTGTTTCTGCCAGGGGTCGGCGAAATACGGGGCGCTCAGCGATTGCTTGAGAACGCAAGTTTCTCGCGCGACTTTGCCATCCAGCCCCTCTACGGCGATCTCTCGCTCGAAGAGCAACAGCAGGCGCTGCGCAAGCAATCTCGCCGCAAGATCGTGCTCGCTACGAACGTCGCGGAAACCAGCGTGACGGTGGATGGCGTGACGATCGTTATCGATTCGGGACTCGCGCGGGTGAGCCGTTATCACGAATCGACGGGACTCGATCGACTCGATCTCGAACCGATTTCACGAGCATCGGCCGATCAGCGAGCGGGTCGCGCGGGACGAACTGCGCCCGGCATTTGCTACCGCCTTTGGCCCGAAGCGATGCACCGCGCTCGCGCCGCGTTCAACACGCCGGAAGTGCAGCGCGTTGATCTCGCGCCAGCGGTGCTGGAGATACTCGCCTGGATCGAACCCGACCTTGCCACCTTTCCTTGGTACGAGCCACCTGCCAGTGGAACGCTGGATCGCGCGGTGAGTTTGCTCGAGCAAATTCATGCTGCCGACGAGCGCTCGATCACCGAGCTTGGGCGTCAGATGCTCCGGTTGCCGATTCATCCACGCCTCGCGCGCATGATGCTCTATGCCCGTGAGCATGGCGATCTGCTGCCTGTTGCCACTGCAGCGGCGCTGCTGAGCGAGCGCTCGCCGTGGAACCATGCTCCAGGTGGAACGCGGGGCAATTTTGCGCCGCGTCGTGCGCGTGAGCATAGCGAAAGTGATGTGCTCGACCGTGTGCAGGCGATCGCAGCTTTCGAGGCTCGCGGCGAAACGCACTTCCCCTTCGGCGAACTCAATCCACGCAGCGCCAAAACGCTGCTCCGAACGCGCGATCAACTGCTGCGGCTGGTTGATGCGCCGCGCAACACCTCGTCGATGCCTGAGGATGAACTGCTGCAGCGCGCAATCCTGGCCGGGTTTCCAGATCGGGTCGCGAAACGTCGCGAGACGAAGCTGGCCCCTGAATATGCGCGCGACGATGCAGTGCGGGGACTCATGGTTGGTGGTCGCGGCGTGAAGCTCGATCGGTCGAGCCAAGTTCTCAGCGAGGAACTGTTCGTTTGCGTCGAGCTCGACATGGGGCAGGGGGAGGCAATCGTTCGACAAGCGTCGGGTGTGAAGCGCGCCTGGCTCGATCCGCAGCTGCTCGAGACCAAGCGTGTCGCGGTTTTCGACGACGAACTTTTGCGCGTGCAGGGACGCAAGCGAACCAGCTGGAACGGACTCCTCCTCGACGAGTCGCAGGCGGCACTTCCCGAGGAAGATGAAGTGGCCGAGATCCTGGCGAAAGAGGCGATCGCGCGGTGGGACCGCGTCTTTCCGCCCGAGAGCGAGGGAGTGCTCGACTATGTTCTCCGAACGCGGCTGTTGGCGAGGCTGATGCCCAAGCTCGAGTTGCCGCCGATGGACGTCCCCTATCTCCAGTCGATCTTGCCTGCCGTGGCTCGTGGGTGTCGGTCGATCGACGATCTGCGTCGTGCGCCGTGGCTGATGGTGATCAAAAACGGGCTCAGCTGGGATCAGCAGCAGGCGATTGAGCGGGAGGCTCCAGAGCGTATCAAGGTGCCCAGTGGGAATGCGATTCGGCTGGAGTATCAAGCCGATGGGCCACCGATACTGGCGGTACGGATTCAGGAGATTTTTGGGCTGCTAGAGACCCCAAAAATTGCGGGAGGCCGTCAGCCAATTCTTTTGCATTTGCTCGCACCGAACATGCGTGTTGCCCAGGTAACAGACGACCTGCATAGTTTTTGGGCAAGCTCCTACGCGCTAGTGCGCAAAGATCTCCGTGCTCGGTACCCAAAACATTCGTGGCCCGAGGATCCGTATACAGCAGTTGCGCAAAGTCGTCCGGCGCGAAAGAACTGA
- the holA gene encoding DNA polymerase III subunit delta, with product MSRTITAFDFLAPGQKPASLSGICALFGDERFLRQLVLAKLVKLVTDSSGDDLYTKVDVSERPIAWRDIADELSTANLFGGGGARLVVLESADSWVSAHRAELEDWAAKSKPQGLLVLVVDEWPSNTRLYKAMDQSHLQVDCRLPQKAVGKNKVTDEGAICRWVVERAKSVYGIGLSQHASEKLLELTGPSMGMLDQDLAKLSLLAGGDGRVGVELVESAVGGWRAQSNWDLIDAALEGRAADAISQLEKLLHSGEHPLAIFGSLSWSLRRFAQAARHYQDAEDSGRRIQLREALTEAGFKEWPQGAMQKAEQRLIALGRKRAIALGQWLLEIDASLKGSHSHEDRARLLLESLFVRMARQNSAGSPARS from the coding sequence ATGTCGCGCACGATCACTGCCTTCGATTTCCTTGCGCCGGGGCAAAAACCTGCTTCGCTCTCGGGCATCTGCGCGCTGTTTGGCGACGAACGTTTCCTGCGGCAACTCGTGCTCGCCAAGCTAGTGAAACTCGTCACCGATAGCTCGGGAGACGATCTCTACACCAAGGTTGATGTTTCCGAGCGTCCCATCGCGTGGCGCGACATTGCCGACGAACTTTCGACCGCCAATCTTTTTGGTGGTGGCGGAGCTCGGCTCGTGGTGCTCGAGTCGGCCGACAGCTGGGTCTCCGCACATCGCGCCGAACTCGAAGACTGGGCCGCCAAGTCCAAGCCCCAAGGCTTGCTTGTCCTGGTGGTCGATGAGTGGCCTTCGAACACGCGGCTCTACAAGGCGATGGACCAGTCGCACTTGCAGGTCGATTGCCGACTCCCTCAGAAGGCGGTTGGTAAAAACAAAGTGACCGACGAAGGGGCGATTTGCCGCTGGGTGGTCGAGCGTGCGAAGAGTGTTTACGGCATCGGCCTTTCGCAGCACGCAAGCGAAAAACTGCTCGAGCTCACCGGCCCTTCGATGGGCATGCTCGACCAGGATCTCGCCAAGCTGTCGCTCCTGGCCGGGGGTGATGGCCGGGTGGGGGTCGAACTTGTCGAAAGCGCCGTCGGTGGCTGGCGCGCCCAGAGCAACTGGGACCTGATCGACGCTGCTCTCGAAGGGCGAGCTGCCGACGCAATCTCGCAGCTCGAAAAGCTGCTTCATAGTGGCGAACATCCGCTCGCCATTTTCGGTTCTCTCAGCTGGTCGCTCCGCCGCTTCGCTCAAGCAGCGCGGCATTACCAAGACGCTGAAGACTCGGGCCGCCGCATTCAGCTTCGTGAAGCACTCACCGAGGCTGGGTTCAAGGAATGGCCGCAAGGAGCGATGCAAAAGGCTGAACAGCGGCTAATCGCGCTCGGCCGAAAACGGGCGATTGCCCTTGGTCAGTGGCTGCTCGAAATCGATGCTTCCTTGAAAGGAAGCCATTCTCACGAAGATCGGGCACGCCTTTTGCTTGAGAGCTTGTTCGTACGGATGGCCCGGCAGAATTCCGCCGGCTCGCCAGCCCGCTCCTGA
- a CDS encoding flavoprotein: MNTPANSLTPTRPEIVVGVTGGVAAYKTAGLVSGLVQAGYGVTAVLTPAAEEFIGAATFAALTARPVATKTFEPSAFPLGAHIELATRATLLVVAPATADFLAKTAGGHADDLLTTLYLAFTGHVMFAPAMNSAMWEKKSVQRNVAQLVADGVQMIGPESGWLSCRQSGAGRMSAPEVIRAAIDAHFASQSSA, encoded by the coding sequence ATGAACACCCCTGCGAATTCTCTCACACCCACCCGACCTGAAATCGTGGTGGGGGTTACGGGCGGGGTGGCTGCTTACAAGACAGCCGGTCTGGTGAGTGGCCTCGTTCAAGCAGGCTATGGGGTCACGGCGGTTCTGACGCCTGCAGCCGAAGAATTCATCGGCGCGGCGACCTTTGCTGCACTCACCGCGCGCCCTGTGGCAACGAAAACGTTCGAGCCCAGCGCTTTTCCACTCGGCGCTCATATCGAGCTTGCAACTCGCGCCACGCTGCTGGTGGTAGCTCCTGCGACAGCCGACTTTCTCGCGAAAACCGCCGGGGGACATGCCGACGATTTGCTGACGACCCTCTATCTCGCGTTCACGGGTCACGTGATGTTTGCCCCGGCGATGAATTCCGCGATGTGGGAAAAGAAGTCGGTGCAGCGCAACGTCGCGCAGTTGGTGGCTGATGGCGTGCAGATGATTGGCCCCGAATCGGGCTGGCTCAGCTGTCGCCAATCGGGTGCCGGTCGGATGTCGGCGCCGGAAGTCATTCGCGCGGCAATTGATGCCCACTTTGCATCGCAAAGCTCGGCCTAG
- the rpoZ gene encoding DNA-directed RNA polymerase subunit omega, translated as MLEDLREEEIVNKVGGRFKLSTLMQKRMVQLNAGSRPLVEVTTHDKMAIVLKEILQDKIYLDPADNLRLASEFQGTGESIELDLGDL; from the coding sequence ATGCTGGAAGATCTTCGCGAAGAGGAAATCGTCAACAAAGTCGGTGGCCGCTTCAAACTCTCGACCTTGATGCAAAAGCGCATGGTTCAGCTGAACGCCGGCAGCCGCCCACTCGTGGAAGTTACCACGCACGACAAAATGGCGATCGTTCTCAAGGAAATCTTGCAAGACAAGATCTACCTCGACCCAGCCGACAACCTCCGTTTGGCCAGCGAGTTCCAAGGGACTGGCGAATCGATCGAACTCGATCTCGGCGATCTTTAA
- the gmk gene encoding guanylate kinase — protein MPSETPTPAPAHGYLVVISGPSGAGKSTVVHEVLAKCPLPLELSVSATTRKPRPGEVDGVHYHFLSHDEFRTRREQGEFLECKEVFGRGDWYGTLQNTVSTGLAAGKWVLLEIDVEGMLAVLQKFPQAETIFIHSGSIEELERRLRQRNTETEDSLARRLEVARRELTFLSHYRHQVINHDLDTAVADVCRILTSLAARP, from the coding sequence ATGCCCTCCGAAACACCCACCCCCGCTCCTGCCCACGGCTATCTCGTGGTGATTTCCGGCCCCAGCGGCGCCGGCAAGAGCACGGTGGTCCACGAGGTGCTCGCGAAGTGCCCACTGCCACTGGAGTTAAGTGTTTCGGCGACGACCCGCAAACCACGTCCTGGCGAAGTCGACGGAGTGCACTATCACTTCCTTTCGCACGACGAGTTTCGCACGCGCCGCGAGCAGGGGGAATTCCTCGAGTGCAAGGAAGTGTTTGGACGTGGCGACTGGTACGGCACGCTGCAAAACACGGTGAGCACTGGACTTGCGGCCGGAAAATGGGTACTCTTAGAGATTGATGTGGAAGGAATGCTCGCCGTCCTGCAGAAATTTCCGCAGGCCGAGACGATCTTCATCCACTCCGGTTCGATCGAGGAACTCGAGCGACGCTTACGGCAACGGAACACCGAAACCGAAGACTCGCTGGCACGTCGACTGGAAGTCGCTCGCCGGGAACTCACCTTCCTGTCGCACTACCGTCATCAGGTGATCAATCACGACCTCGATACAGCAGTGGCTGATGTTTGTCGCATCCTGACATCGCTGGCCGCTCGCCCATGA